One window from the genome of Mauremys mutica isolate MM-2020 ecotype Southern chromosome 4, ASM2049712v1, whole genome shotgun sequence encodes:
- the PPP1R15B gene encoding protein phosphatase 1 regulatory subunit 15B: MEPRKREQASPGLGQASSWLGLTWLKLGPCPPAPAVAAQPQLSAPFSWLRLVSQLLSPLPGLLHRLLPGQGLSSALCPAAGEPPAGGSQAAPLLLLSEAAASLSWADGELRWPDNAPEMRRKSSLEPAQPLWGAGLVRTGLAPLSVRQVDLVSYVLGPGGSPGSGYGQACCTDKSHLPQPLSTELPADGWRGPPSREGLPEIQHLRTKRLEFLQQQQLATNCLPVPEPDHGYHSLEEEQQHRGNNQEDLKQKCDAWELRCPEELPEHSIVGQAGESPLEQEVWSPEEEAAEEETLSEEDEDEDSDIEQDLPVSSRPACANKLIDYIIRGSSSGEESSEGEEDWDGDDDDGFDSEGSLSDSDSTSQDSESQHLWNSFCSLDPYNPQNFTAAIRTAVNNSEKDLSGESYVEEDSSWAESLPGSPALSSEEDEEWECNSADEEDNLELWNSFCNSDDPYNPFNFKAPFQTAKKKGKQDLEGASGLCLVSSQSNLLFTCQVQLLENHNCGVTDIVQHGILFGEKHTNTKRKKVTFLEEVTEYYVSSEEDRKGPWEELARDGCRFQKRIQETEDAIGYCLTIEHRQRIFNRLQEIYYKMLDVF; encoded by the exons ATGGAGCCGAGGAAGCGGGAGCAGGCGAGCCCCGGGCTCGGCCAGGCTAGCTCCTGGTTAGGACTCACCTGGCTGAAGCTCGGCCCCTGTCCCCCGGCTCCCGCCGTGGCGGCCCAGCCCCAGCTTAGCGCCCCCTTCTCCTGGCTGCGGCTCGTCTCGCAGCTGCTTTCCCCACTGCCCGGTCTCCTCCACCGGCTGCTGcccgggcaggggctgagcagcgccctgtgcccggcggCGGGGGAGCCTCCCGCGGGGGGATCTCAGGCCGCGCCTCTTCTGCTGCTCTCCGAGGCCGCCGCTTCACTGAGTTGGGCCGACGGGGAGCTGCGCTGGCCGGACAACGCCCCGGAGATGCGCCGGAagagcagcctggagcctgcccagccgctgtggggagctgggctggtgCGGACCGGCCTGGCCCCGCTCAGTGTCCGGCAAGTGGACCTGGTCTCCTACGTGCTGGGCCCCGGCGGCAGTCCGGGGTCCGGCTACGGCCAAGCCTGCTGCACCGACAagagccacctgccccagcccttgaGCACCGAGCTCCCCGCGGACGGCTGGCGGGGACCCCCATCCCGGGAGGGGCTCCCGGAAATCCAGCACCTCCGCACCAAGCGCCTGGAGTTCctccagcagcaacagctggcGACTAATTGCTTGCCCGTGCCTGAACCGGACCACGGCTACCACAGCCTGGAGGAGGAACAGCAGCACAGGGGTAACAACCAAGAGGATCTAAAGCAGAAGTGTGATGCCTGGGAGCTGAGATGCCCCGAGGAACTGCCTGAGCACAGCATAGTGGGGCAAGCTGGAGAGAGCCCCCTAGAACAGGAAGTATGGAGTCCTGAGGAGGAGGCAGCTGAGGAAGAGACCCTCTCGGAAGAGGATGAAGATGAGGATTCTGATATCGAGCAAGACCTGCCAGTGTCATCCAGGCCTGCCTGCGCTAACAAACTGATAGACTACATTATCAGGGGCAGTTCCAGTGGAGAGGAAAGTTCAGAGGGTGAGGAAGACTGGGatggggatgatgatgatgggttTGATAGCGAGGGGTCCCTCTCAGATTCAGACTCTACTAGCCAGGATAGTGAGAGCCAGCACCTCTGGAACTCCTTCTGCAGTTTGGATCCTTATAACCCTCAGAACTTTACAGCTGCCATTCGAACTGCTGTTAATAATTCAGAGAAAGATTTGTCTGGTGAGTCATATGTAGAGGAGGATTCTTCATGGGCCGAAAGCCTTCCTGGCTCTCCTGCCCTCAGCTCTGAAGAGGATGAGGAATGGGAGTGTAATAGTGCAGATGAGGAAGATAATTTGGAACTTTGGAACTCATTCTGTAACTCAGATGATCCCTATAACCCTTTCAATTTCAAGGCACCCTTTCAAACTGCAAAAAAGAAAGGGAAGCAGGACTTAGAAGGAGCATCAGGGCTGTGTCTGGTCAGCTCTCAGAGCAATCTCTTATTCACCTGTCAGGTGCAGCTGCTGGAGAACCATAACTGTGGGGTCACAGATATTGTGCAGCATGGCATTCTTTTTGGAGAGAAACATACAAATACCAAGAGAAAAAAG GTAACATTCCTTGAAGAAGTTACTGAGTATTATGTAAGCAGTGAAGAAGATCGGAAAGGACCCTGGGAAGAACTTGCACGGGATGGATGCAGGTTCCAGAAACGAATTCAAGAAACTGAAGATGCTATTGGATACTGCTTAACCATAGAGCATAGACAGAGGATATTTAATAGACTCCAGGAAATATACTATAAAATGCTTGATGTTTTCTAG